One stretch of Desulforegula conservatrix Mb1Pa DNA includes these proteins:
- a CDS encoding acetyl-CoA hydrolase/transferase family protein — protein MTYSTVYNSKILSPEAAVSHIKSGDWVDYGSLICVPKVLDQALAKRIDSLTDVKVRSIAFQGTAAVAEANQGMNKIIYNSWHFSGSDRKLHDSGNCHFIPFVFHEGPGHYRKNVRVDVCMLRTGPMDRFGFFNYGAANTCTRSAIENARLVIIEINESIPRCLGGYDEAVHISEVDYIVETDNTPPFSIPDPVTTETDRKIAELIVKEIKNGDCIQLGIGAMPNAIGKMIADSDLKNLGVHTEMLADSYLAMYKAGKLTNRNKVTDPGKIVYTFALGSSELYDFLDNNPCCASFPVDYTNNLQRIMSNPGMISINNALEADLFGQISSESCGNRHITGTGGQFDFAYGAYHSAGGKSFICFTSTTKDKDGKIRSRIRPSFDTGTIVTLPRTITNYVVTEHGIVNLKGKSTWERAEALISIAHPLFRDELVRDAERMGIWTKSNRIDAD, from the coding sequence ATGACATACTCTACTGTTTACAATTCAAAAATACTTTCACCGGAAGCCGCCGTAAGTCACATCAAGTCCGGAGACTGGGTAGACTATGGTTCGCTGATATGCGTTCCCAAGGTTCTTGATCAGGCGCTCGCTAAAAGAATCGATTCCCTGACCGATGTCAAGGTCAGATCCATAGCCTTTCAGGGAACTGCAGCAGTTGCAGAGGCAAATCAAGGCATGAACAAAATCATCTACAATAGCTGGCATTTTAGCGGCTCGGACAGAAAACTCCATGACAGCGGCAACTGTCACTTCATACCCTTTGTTTTTCATGAGGGGCCAGGCCATTACAGAAAAAATGTCAGGGTTGACGTATGCATGCTCAGAACAGGGCCGATGGACAGATTCGGATTTTTCAACTATGGAGCGGCAAACACTTGCACACGCTCGGCAATTGAAAACGCCAGACTTGTAATAATAGAAATAAACGAGTCAATCCCCAGATGTCTTGGCGGATATGATGAAGCCGTGCATATTTCAGAGGTTGATTATATTGTTGAAACAGACAATACACCTCCATTTTCAATTCCAGACCCTGTAACCACAGAAACAGACAGAAAGATTGCCGAACTGATCGTAAAAGAAATAAAAAACGGAGACTGCATCCAGCTTGGAATAGGAGCAATGCCAAATGCCATAGGAAAAATGATCGCAGACTCTGATCTCAAAAATCTTGGCGTTCACACTGAAATGCTGGCAGACTCATATCTTGCCATGTACAAGGCTGGAAAACTTACAAACCGAAATAAGGTAACAGATCCGGGCAAAATCGTTTATACTTTTGCACTCGGAAGTTCGGAGCTTTATGATTTCCTCGACAACAATCCCTGCTGCGCAAGTTTTCCCGTTGACTACACCAATAATCTGCAAAGAATTATGTCAAATCCTGGCATGATATCCATAAACAATGCGCTTGAGGCAGATTTGTTCGGGCAGATCTCCTCTGAATCATGTGGGAACAGACATATCACAGGAACAGGCGGTCAGTTCGACTTTGCCTATGGGGCATATCATTCGGCCGGTGGAAAATCCTTTATATGCTTCACATCAACCACAAAAGACAAGGACGGCAAAATCAGATCAAGAATCCGGCCATCCTTTGATACAGGAACAATAGTTACCCTGCCCCGGACAATAACTAATTATGTGGTCACAGAACACGGCATCGTCAATCTAAAGGGTAAATCCACATGGGAAAGGGCAGAGGCCCTCATAAGCATTGCCCACCCTCTTTTTAGGGATGAACTTGTAAGGGATGCCGAAAGAATGGGGATATGGACAAAAAGCAACAGGATTGATGCTGATTAA
- a CDS encoding DUF1439 domain-containing protein, with product MKRIILLFMFVSAFFFGGCAQIKINVTDKQINEKLSENFPLKKTFLVFELACNNPQIILTEGTEKVTISVDAKVGVNMMNNIMPIGDGTIQATSGLKFNTDTGELFLNDCQVDKLDIKNIPAQYTEQITELTKFTNTTLTGLLSQHPIYVLESKDRDVDTIIGKFKLQDMQIQNGKLVLTMGK from the coding sequence ATGAAAAGGATAATTCTGCTTTTTATGTTTGTATCAGCATTCTTTTTTGGTGGCTGCGCCCAGATAAAAATAAATGTTACAGACAAACAAATAAATGAAAAGCTATCCGAAAACTTCCCTCTTAAAAAAACATTTCTGGTCTTTGAACTTGCATGCAACAACCCCCAGATTATTCTCACAGAAGGTACTGAAAAAGTTACAATAAGCGTAGACGCCAAAGTTGGTGTCAATATGATGAACAACATCATGCCTATTGGTGATGGCACAATTCAGGCCACTTCAGGACTCAAATTCAATACTGATACAGGAGAGCTTTTCCTGAACGACTGTCAGGTGGATAAACTAGACATAAAAAATATACCAGCCCAGTATACTGAACAGATAACAGAACTGACAAAATTCACCAACACAACCTTAACAGGGCTTCTTAGCCAGCATCCTATATATGTCCTTGAATCCAAGGACAGGGACGTAGATACGATAATTGGCAAATTCAAGCTTCAGGACATGCAAATTCAAAATGGTAAACTTGTTCTTACCATGGGTAAATAG
- a CDS encoding sugar phosphate nucleotidyltransferase, protein MKALVLAAGLGTRLRPYTYVTPKPLFTIEGVAVLDRIITQLVSAGCSAIMVNTHHLAEKIEAHVKKGAYHADVRTVYEPAILDTGGAIRNIAEFWDDEPFFVVNSDIFTDFDFRQIYRHHAGSRAAATLLMHDDPRFNNVAVDFDGSISEFRVKEAGKGRLLAFTGIQVVSPVILDFIPENIPSSIIEAYSTLISDGINVRAFVPDRFAWEDIGTPEAYLGLSRQMLAASVLGAAPSDMAYERLKGDGSDRQWFRVSGNGGVKVLAEHGIKNSETICEAESFVNIGQHLYKKGIPVSEIIKGDVFSGLVFLKDLGNIHLADFVESANSQQDIKEMYKKVISDLVTFSVKGFDGFDASWAWQTTEYSREMVLEKECHYFRDAFIKNYLGLEISDTSIDAAFEYISEGASAKGFKGLMHRDCQSRNIMIKNGKPFFIDYQGARKGPFQYDLASLLIDPYVGLSENLIISLEDYAFECLTEFSMSDRHEFTESLLFCKVARNLQILGAFSFLSMVKGKKNFEKYIPASIQRLVINLELLPDQQIAFPLVNLASRARQIISNGYVPLKS, encoded by the coding sequence ATGAAAGCCCTTGTGCTTGCCGCAGGCCTTGGAACAAGACTGCGGCCATATACATATGTGACTCCTAAACCTCTCTTTACAATCGAGGGTGTCGCAGTGCTGGACAGAATAATCACCCAGCTTGTTTCTGCTGGGTGTTCCGCTATAATGGTCAATACCCATCATCTTGCCGAAAAGATTGAGGCACATGTGAAAAAGGGGGCATATCATGCCGATGTCAGGACTGTGTATGAACCTGCCATACTTGATACAGGCGGGGCGATCAGAAACATTGCGGAATTCTGGGATGACGAACCTTTTTTTGTAGTCAATAGTGATATTTTTACTGATTTTGATTTCAGGCAGATTTACAGGCATCATGCCGGATCACGCGCTGCCGCGACCCTTCTGATGCATGATGATCCAAGATTCAATAATGTAGCCGTTGATTTTGACGGCAGCATTTCAGAATTCAGGGTTAAAGAAGCTGGTAAGGGCCGACTTCTGGCATTCACGGGCATTCAGGTCGTATCTCCGGTTATTCTTGATTTTATTCCTGAAAATATTCCTTCTTCAATCATAGAAGCGTACAGCACTCTTATATCTGACGGCATAAATGTCAGGGCCTTTGTCCCTGATAGATTCGCTTGGGAAGATATTGGTACCCCTGAAGCATATCTGGGATTATCAAGGCAGATGCTGGCCGCAAGCGTTTTGGGAGCCGCCCCATCTGATATGGCATATGAAAGGTTGAAGGGCGATGGTTCCGACAGGCAGTGGTTCAGGGTTTCAGGTAATGGCGGGGTAAAAGTATTAGCCGAGCATGGCATAAAGAATTCTGAAACTATATGCGAGGCAGAGTCCTTTGTTAATATTGGTCAGCATCTATATAAAAAAGGAATACCTGTTTCAGAGATAATTAAAGGAGATGTTTTCAGCGGTCTGGTTTTTTTAAAAGACCTTGGGAATATCCATCTTGCTGATTTTGTGGAATCTGCGAATAGTCAGCAGGATATAAAAGAAATGTATAAAAAGGTAATATCTGATCTGGTCACCTTTTCCGTAAAAGGATTTGACGGCTTTGACGCTTCATGGGCATGGCAGACTACTGAATATTCAAGGGAAATGGTTCTTGAAAAGGAGTGCCATTATTTCAGAGACGCTTTTATAAAAAATTATCTGGGCCTTGAAATTTCAGACACATCCATAGATGCCGCTTTTGAATACATATCAGAAGGAGCCTCAGCAAAAGGTTTCAAAGGATTGATGCATAGAGACTGTCAGTCCAGGAATATAATGATTAAAAACGGGAAACCTTTTTTCATAGACTATCAGGGTGCAAGAAAAGGCCCTTTTCAGTATGATCTGGCCTCTCTTCTTATTGATCCCTATGTAGGGCTTTCTGAAAATCTGATAATAAGTCTCGAAGATTATGCCTTTGAATGTTTAACCGAATTCTCCATGTCCGACAGGCATGAATTTACTGAAAGCCTCTTGTTCTGCAAGGTCGCAAGGAATCTCCAGATTCTCGGGGCTTTTTCTTTTCTTTCTATGGTTAAGGGGAAGAAAAATTTTGAAAAATACATACCTGCTTCAATTCAAAGACTTGTCATAAATCTGGAACTGTTGCCGGATCAGCAAATTGCTTTCCCACTTGTGAATTTGGCGTCAAGAGCCCGGCAAATTATTTCAAACGGCTATGTCCCACTGAAAAGTTGA
- a CDS encoding 1-acyl-sn-glycerol-3-phosphate acyltransferase, translating into MASLKYLKNAAEFYYTFIQFLLGKTYHHFLCQLPKKPGFISGLFFKLLYRNIRLDEKNRQLIEGLSKEGVIVYVSKYKSFFNYLFSYARLRNDGLPYATIGFDHSIYGMQSMVKLFRVFLAKIDYFFRGLGSLDPYSTGFVRDRLISGDNAFMSLIDSRAFYLRFIKSKTDPIQHLLELQKTMEKPIFLVPELVFFSINPDRSNPSLLDIILGSQEKPGRLRRLFILFKNSKKVFVDFSEPVNLKEYLGRPEIAGKHPEFQALSLRFNLIDRLNRHRQSVTGPILKSREEIKESVLSSYDIRSFIESQAKEQDASIYSLRKKADAYIDEIAANYSMKWIKIYDIVLTWMLKNIFEGMVVDVNGLAELKKASHSAPLVLVPCHKSHLDYLILSYVFHHHHMPCPHIAAGKNLSFWPMGTIFRGGGAFFLRRTFKGNLIYSRIFGAYIAKLLEEGFNLEFFIEGGRSRSGKLLYPKMGLMSYLFDAYKKESCPDLMFVPINIGYDRVLEEKAYLHEREGGAKQEENISQVVGARKFLKKRYGKVYVNFSQPISFKQYLQDAGIDIKSVEKEEKHEICCDMGLRIINSIAEVGMVTPHGIVASALLNSQKKRLEYSHLHEEMGVYLNYLVAQNARLADTLNSEPDDAFDSVLDSFLDRGFIEKYAGDDVPLNETNIFVKENKRPLLDYYKNSCISFFIPAAYTALSILENDAFQFTSFDLHKTYSVLKEMFRFEFPDTSLHDSARKVRRNLKAFIDDAIIVPHHDLPDTYNITSSGFRKLKLFARFLRAFMESLLIVLTSLEKHPFEELDEKEHIKKMFSAGNKMFRSSDIECGEAISKENFRNALLYLNEKGIRSDADIRSLCSKVQKFLEIMN; encoded by the coding sequence ATGGCAAGTTTAAAATACTTAAAAAATGCGGCAGAATTTTACTACACTTTTATTCAGTTTTTACTTGGAAAAACCTACCACCATTTTCTATGCCAATTACCCAAAAAGCCTGGATTTATTTCAGGCCTTTTTTTCAAGCTTCTTTACAGAAACATAAGACTTGATGAAAAAAACAGACAGCTCATCGAAGGACTCTCAAAAGAGGGCGTTATTGTATATGTCAGCAAATACAAGAGTTTTTTCAATTATCTTTTTTCATATGCCAGGCTTAGAAATGATGGCCTTCCATACGCCACAATAGGCTTTGATCACTCCATATACGGCATGCAGTCCATGGTGAAATTGTTCCGGGTATTTCTTGCAAAAATTGATTATTTTTTTCGAGGACTCGGTTCACTTGATCCTTATTCCACCGGATTTGTCAGGGATAGGCTGATATCAGGTGATAATGCGTTTATGTCTCTCATTGACAGCAGGGCCTTCTATCTCAGGTTCATCAAGTCAAAAACAGATCCGATACAGCATCTATTGGAGCTTCAGAAGACAATGGAAAAACCTATTTTTCTTGTTCCTGAGCTTGTCTTCTTCAGCATCAATCCGGATAGATCAAATCCAAGTCTTTTGGATATTATTCTTGGCAGCCAGGAAAAGCCGGGAAGACTGAGAAGGCTGTTTATCCTTTTCAAAAACTCAAAAAAGGTTTTTGTGGATTTTTCTGAGCCGGTAAATCTTAAGGAATATCTTGGAAGACCTGAAATTGCCGGAAAACATCCCGAGTTCCAGGCCCTGTCACTCAGATTCAATCTGATTGATCGTTTGAACCGCCACCGTCAGAGCGTTACAGGCCCTATTCTTAAGTCTAGGGAGGAAATCAAGGAAAGTGTTCTCTCAAGTTATGACATAAGATCATTCATTGAGTCCCAGGCCAAAGAACAGGATGCATCCATTTATAGCCTTAGAAAAAAAGCGGATGCTTATATTGATGAAATTGCAGCAAACTACAGCATGAAGTGGATCAAAATTTACGATATTGTTCTTACCTGGATGCTCAAAAATATTTTTGAAGGCATGGTCGTCGACGTCAATGGCCTGGCAGAGCTTAAAAAAGCTTCGCACTCCGCACCTCTTGTGCTTGTGCCTTGTCATAAAAGCCATCTTGATTATTTGATTCTTTCCTATGTCTTCCATCATCACCATATGCCTTGCCCCCACATTGCAGCCGGGAAAAATCTTTCTTTCTGGCCAATGGGGACAATTTTCAGAGGCGGCGGCGCATTCTTTTTAAGACGAACTTTTAAAGGCAACCTTATTTATTCAAGAATCTTTGGAGCTTATATTGCCAAGCTACTTGAGGAAGGATTCAATCTGGAATTTTTTATTGAAGGCGGACGGAGCAGAAGCGGGAAGCTTCTGTATCCTAAAATGGGGCTTATGTCCTATCTTTTTGATGCCTACAAGAAAGAGTCCTGTCCTGATCTTATGTTTGTACCAATTAATATCGGATATGACAGGGTGCTTGAGGAAAAAGCCTATCTACATGAGAGAGAGGGTGGGGCAAAACAGGAAGAAAATATTTCACAGGTTGTGGGAGCCAGGAAATTTCTTAAAAAAAGGTATGGGAAAGTTTATGTGAATTTCAGCCAGCCCATTTCCTTCAAGCAATACCTTCAGGATGCAGGTATTGATATCAAGTCTGTTGAGAAAGAGGAGAAACACGAGATATGCTGTGATATGGGCCTTCGCATAATAAATTCAATAGCGGAAGTTGGAATGGTTACTCCCCATGGCATCGTTGCCTCAGCCCTTCTTAACAGCCAGAAAAAAAGGCTTGAGTACTCGCACCTGCATGAAGAGATGGGGGTTTATCTGAATTATCTTGTAGCCCAGAATGCTCGTCTTGCCGATACTTTGAACTCAGAGCCTGATGACGCCTTTGACTCGGTTCTTGACTCATTCCTTGATCGGGGATTTATAGAAAAATATGCCGGAGATGATGTACCTCTGAATGAAACGAATATATTTGTAAAAGAGAACAAACGTCCACTTCTGGATTATTATAAAAATTCATGTATTTCCTTTTTTATTCCAGCTGCTTATACTGCATTAAGCATTCTTGAAAACGATGCCTTCCAGTTTACGTCTTTCGACCTGCACAAGACATATAGCGTTCTCAAGGAAATGTTCAGGTTTGAATTTCCTGACACTTCTCTTCATGACTCTGCACGGAAGGTCAGGAGAAACCTGAAAGCTTTCATAGACGATGCCATTATAGTTCCACATCATGATTTGCCCGATACCTATAATATAACCTCTTCTGGTTTTAGAAAACTTAAGCTTTTTGCCCGTTTCTTAAGGGCTTTTATGGAATCTCTGCTGATTGTTCTTACAAGCCTTGAAAAACATCCTTTTGAAGAGCTTGATGAAAAAGAGCATATCAAGAAGATGTTTTCCGCAGGGAACAAGATGTTCAGATCCAGTGATATTGAGTGCGGAGAAGCAATTTCCAAGGAGAATTTCAGAAACGCTCTTCTTTATCTGAATGAGAAAGGGATTAGGTCTGATGCTGACATTCGCTCCCTCTGTTCGAAGGTTCAAAAATTTCTTGAGATAATGAATTAG
- a CDS encoding ribonuclease HI yields MPLSNHGNLDLRTISTKHHYSIYIDMTDENKADDKENWLRMVFKGNKVWAEKGPDGQLLQQNGRVRVKYNLSHDQEYLVNPVNLGSVDDLPKKLEKKKAPRSKPKEKETDNGSEKKNYLVSSAFLDAGHDPDSIIVYTDGASSGNPGPSGIGVYFAFGRHEKEISEYIGEATNNIAELEAIRRALSEIKNHELPLKIYSDSSYAIGLITLNWKPKKNQELVAEIKKLVSKFKKIDFIKVEGHSGIPGNERADKLATGAIEKYVKKGT; encoded by the coding sequence ATGCCATTATCAAATCATGGCAACCTCGACTTAAGAACTATATCAACAAAGCATCATTATTCCATTTATATTGATATGACAGACGAAAACAAAGCAGACGATAAAGAGAACTGGCTCAGAATGGTTTTTAAAGGAAACAAGGTCTGGGCTGAAAAAGGACCCGATGGCCAGCTTCTTCAACAGAACGGAAGAGTCAGAGTTAAATATAATCTATCCCATGACCAGGAATATCTGGTCAATCCGGTTAATTTGGGCAGCGTGGATGATCTTCCGAAAAAACTCGAAAAGAAAAAGGCCCCAAGAAGTAAGCCAAAGGAAAAAGAAACTGATAATGGTTCAGAGAAAAAGAACTACTTGGTTTCTTCAGCCTTTCTGGATGCAGGTCATGACCCTGATTCAATAATAGTTTATACAGATGGAGCTTCATCAGGCAATCCCGGGCCATCCGGGATAGGCGTCTATTTTGCATTTGGACGACATGAAAAAGAAATTTCAGAGTATATTGGTGAAGCTACCAACAATATTGCAGAACTGGAGGCAATTAGGCGGGCTTTATCTGAAATCAAGAATCACGAATTACCCTTGAAAATATATTCTGACAGCTCATATGCCATTGGTCTTATTACACTGAATTGGAAGCCCAAAAAAAATCAGGAACTTGTGGCAGAAATTAAAAAACTGGTTTCCAAATTTAAAAAAATTGATTTTATAAAGGTTGAAGGTCATAGCGGTATACCCGGCAATGAAAGGGCCGACAAGTTAGCCACAGGAGCTATAGAAAAATATGTGAAGAAGGGCACTTGA
- a CDS encoding exo-beta-N-acetylmuramidase NamZ family protein gives MIKTGLNKFIEGGHPWIEGKRLGLLCNPASVDENFIHARYLVNERFPGQLKAIFSPQHGFFAEKQDNMIESGDTTLHDFGIPVFSLYGETRKPTERMMEFIDVLIVDLLDVGTRVYTFIYTISYCMEAAREFGKKVIILDRPNPVGGIKVEGNCLDTEYSSFVGRYPIPMRHGLTVGELAYFINKEFGIGCELEVIKMEGWKRGMIYSDTGLPWVPPSPNLPTPHSALVYPGQVIWEGTNVSEGRGTTSPFEQFGAPFIETGAIISGLPKDKRAGIVLREVGFEPTSNKWAGQLCWGFFIHVTDHMNYDSYETSLRLLQEIIRNYTGVFHWKIEAYEYEFEKLAIDLILGDINLRKSIENLEDIDAIIKSWQPRLKNYINKASLFHLY, from the coding sequence ATGATAAAGACCGGACTGAATAAGTTTATTGAAGGAGGCCATCCCTGGATTGAAGGAAAGAGACTTGGGCTCCTGTGCAACCCCGCATCCGTTGATGAAAATTTTATACATGCAAGATATCTCGTCAATGAAAGATTCCCTGGTCAGCTTAAGGCAATATTTTCTCCCCAGCACGGTTTTTTTGCGGAAAAACAGGACAATATGATCGAATCAGGTGATACGACTCTGCATGATTTCGGTATTCCTGTATTTAGTCTCTATGGTGAAACCAGGAAGCCGACAGAGCGGATGATGGAATTCATAGACGTATTGATTGTGGATCTGCTTGATGTGGGAACCAGAGTATATACATTTATATACACTATCTCATATTGCATGGAAGCTGCGAGGGAGTTCGGAAAGAAAGTAATAATTCTTGACAGACCAAATCCTGTGGGAGGGATAAAGGTTGAAGGCAATTGTCTTGACACCGAGTACTCTTCTTTTGTCGGCAGATACCCGATACCAATGCGCCATGGTCTGACAGTCGGCGAGCTTGCATACTTTATAAACAAAGAATTCGGGATAGGGTGTGAGCTTGAAGTCATAAAAATGGAAGGCTGGAAAAGAGGGATGATATATTCGGATACAGGACTTCCATGGGTTCCTCCTTCGCCGAATTTGCCAACCCCCCATTCTGCACTTGTTTATCCAGGCCAGGTAATATGGGAAGGAACGAACGTTTCGGAAGGACGTGGTACAACTTCACCTTTTGAGCAATTCGGAGCTCCTTTTATTGAAACAGGTGCAATCATTTCAGGTTTGCCCAAAGACAAAAGAGCAGGAATCGTTCTCCGGGAGGTTGGTTTTGAACCAACCTCAAATAAATGGGCAGGCCAGCTTTGCTGGGGATTCTTTATCCATGTGACTGATCACATGAATTACGATTCCTACGAGACTTCACTGCGGCTCCTCCAGGAAATCATAAGGAACTATACCGGCGTTTTTCATTGGAAAATCGAAGCCTATGAATATGAATTTGAAAAGCTTGCCATAGATTTAATACTTGGTGATATTAACCTAAGAAAAAGCATAGAAAATCTTGAGGATATCGATGCCATTATCAAATCATGGCAACCTCGACTTAAGAACTATATCAACAAAGCATCATTATTCCATTTATATTGA
- a CDS encoding flagellar basal body-associated FliL family protein: MITTANVIKKMNNGTANPFKTLYCLFSVSILLLFYSCGGPSTQELLIGEWIVKDVDAVVVLNANGTWKLKSDVPYQEHSEKSEGDQVKKDSPKEVSEKKEVPKEGEKDSKEKESESKTGEGKESKEEKKPDEESFGLWDIKDKTLMISADRDIAGLDWKKGDKFDFEIMELTPDLLKLKGKDGSPSEWERIKEEKEGEKTSEAKEDKPLVIEGDPMVINLLQKLQYGKERYLCIKIDYHFKQPPVDPKKEKGKEDEKKEGRAEPYKYQFIHPEIKDAVIMHLGELQYRDVRNYDKIKGLKSGIEKKIAPYFYGELLGVVISDAIITSSKDSIDQFIGQYAPEPAKTEGEKEEKTKKEGGSEEKKSAH; encoded by the coding sequence ATGATAACAACTGCGAATGTCATAAAAAAAATGAATAACGGAACTGCCAACCCATTCAAGACTCTGTATTGTCTGTTTTCGGTTTCAATACTGCTGCTGTTCTATTCATGCGGAGGCCCATCGACCCAGGAGCTTCTTATTGGAGAATGGATAGTGAAAGATGTTGATGCAGTTGTTGTTCTTAATGCCAATGGCACCTGGAAGCTTAAATCTGATGTGCCTTATCAGGAGCACAGCGAAAAAAGTGAGGGTGACCAGGTAAAGAAGGATAGCCCAAAGGAAGTTTCCGAAAAAAAAGAAGTTCCTAAAGAAGGTGAGAAAGACTCTAAGGAAAAAGAATCAGAAAGTAAAACTGGTGAGGGCAAAGAGTCAAAAGAAGAAAAGAAACCGGATGAGGAATCTTTCGGCCTCTGGGATATAAAAGATAAGACTCTTATGATCAGTGCCGACAGAGATATTGCAGGGCTTGATTGGAAAAAAGGTGACAAATTCGATTTTGAGATCATGGAACTTACCCCTGATCTGTTAAAGCTCAAAGGCAAAGATGGAAGTCCGTCAGAATGGGAAAGAATCAAGGAAGAAAAAGAAGGTGAAAAAACCTCTGAAGCAAAAGAGGACAAGCCTCTTGTGATTGAAGGCGATCCTATGGTGATAAATCTTCTCCAGAAACTCCAGTATGGGAAAGAAAGATATCTGTGCATCAAAATAGATTATCATTTTAAACAGCCGCCCGTAGATCCCAAAAAAGAGAAGGGCAAAGAGGATGAGAAGAAAGAAGGACGTGCGGAGCCGTATAAATATCAGTTTATCCATCCTGAAATTAAAGATGCCGTAATTATGCACCTTGGAGAACTTCAATATCGTGACGTGCGTAATTATGATAAGATCAAGGGGCTTAAGTCTGGCATAGAGAAAAAGATTGCGCCATATTTTTATGGCGAGCTCCTTGGCGTTGTGATTTCTGACGCAATCATTACCTCAAGCAAAGACAGCATTGATCAGTTTATTGGTCAATATGCACCGGAGCCTGCAAAGACTGAAGGTGAAAAAGAGGAAAAGACCAAGAAGGAAGGCGGGAGCGAGGAAAAAAAATCTGCTCATTGA
- a CDS encoding formylglycine-generating enzyme family protein translates to MKTLKDLSILAILMIAVLAFSYFMAVVFSKKPVTNTAGMNFVKIKSGYFQMGSPENEEGRYNRENQHWVTITKDFYIQTTEVTQAQWTSVMGTKPWEGKTNVKSGDNFPATFVSWDDCKEFIKKLNELEKTDKYRLPTEAEWEYACKGGSKGAYGFLGTAQDLDKYAWFNENTVKINENFPHETGLKRPNKNGLYDMHGNVWEWCEDWYTEDLGKDDVKDPKGPSEGKGKVFKGGGYVFSARDCRSANRYFNMNVFKDFVLGFRVVMSEESKPKED, encoded by the coding sequence ATGAAAACTTTAAAAGACTTATCAATATTAGCTATTTTGATGATAGCAGTTCTTGCCTTTTCTTATTTCATGGCCGTTGTTTTTTCAAAAAAGCCGGTCACAAACACGGCAGGAATGAATTTTGTAAAAATCAAATCTGGCTATTTCCAGATGGGCAGTCCTGAAAACGAAGAAGGACGTTACAATAGAGAGAACCAGCACTGGGTAACAATAACAAAAGATTTTTACATCCAGACAACCGAGGTGACACAGGCACAATGGACTTCTGTCATGGGCACCAAGCCATGGGAAGGAAAAACAAATGTAAAGTCTGGTGATAATTTCCCTGCGACTTTTGTCTCATGGGATGACTGCAAGGAATTTATCAAAAAACTGAACGAACTTGAAAAAACAGATAAATACAGATTGCCGACTGAGGCAGAATGGGAATATGCCTGCAAAGGAGGCTCAAAAGGTGCGTACGGATTTTTGGGAACTGCCCAGGATCTTGATAAATATGCGTGGTTCAATGAAAATACTGTAAAAATAAATGAAAACTTCCCACATGAAACAGGATTGAAAAGACCAAATAAAAACGGACTTTATGATATGCATGGGAATGTATGGGAATGGTGCGAAGACTGGTATACTGAGGATCTCGGCAAAGATGATGTAAAAGACCCCAAGGGGCCGTCTGAAGGCAAAGGCAAGGTTTTTAAGGGCGGTGGCTACGTTTTCAGCGCAAGGGACTGCAGGTCTGCAAATCGTTATTTTAATATGAATGTATTCAAGGATTTTGTTCTTGGGTTCAGGGTAGTAATGTCTGAAGAAAGCAAACCCAAAGAAGACTGA